In Lycium barbarum isolate Lr01 chromosome 9, ASM1917538v2, whole genome shotgun sequence, the DNA window GGGAAATTTGAAGTGGCAAGTAGAGACcccccaaaaaataaaaattaagtgACAACTTTTTTTCTAGCCTTATCCATGCTAACctactgggggggggggggggggtgatgtcATAACCAGGGCTGCTTTTTTGTTCGTGTAATTGTAAAGTAACATTCTTATTTGCACCTATCTCTTCCTATAATTGCTTAACAATCCTTGAATTTAGGGAACGTAGCAACAGAGCAGCACTATTTGATGGTATTGAGGAAGGTGGTATAAGGGCTTCATCATCATATGCTTCACATGAAATTGATGAGCAAGAGAATGAGAAAGCAATGGACGGGCTGCAAGATAGAGTTCTTCTGCTGAAAAGAGTAAGTCCTGCACATTTAGAAGCTATTAGTTTTATCCAGTTCAAGTTTTATTTTTCTATGTTTACTGGCCAAGTATAAAAGCACCGTCATTTTGGTTGTCCACTTTGAATTATAGACCACTCTTAAAGGGTGAtgagggtggctcagttggttgagcatggggctttcataatggaggtctcaggttcgaaaccccctacCTACGAAAGTAGGGTATTTGCCTTCTAGGTCGAGCTCGTCGCAGATGGCTTGCCTAATGCAGGTTATTTTTCCCgtgtggtttgcgggctattaCACAGGAATGGGGTTTACCCTGTCCGCACCCAAAAGGGTAGCGGCTGtggttcccttgtcataaaaaaagGGGTGATTGAGGCTCCATTGGGGAATCTTTTTCTTAAGAAGTAGTAGATGGAGCCTATCTGTTTGATCTCTGATGGGGTAAAATAGAAACCATCTTCCTCAAAGAGAAGATTTATGTTAAGTGTTTGAGTTCTTATAAGTTTTTCATCTGAGTTATTGTCATGTATATTTAACTTGGAGGTCTTTCATTAGGTTGGGAAAACTGCTTTCTCTTTTAGTTGCAACTTAAGTGTTTGAGCTTTTCTAAGTTTCTTTCCCTTCTAAATCATAAACTGAATGTGTGTGCATCAAGTGACATAGCTGTGTTGTTGAATGAGCATCTTGAACCTTTGAAGATTTTTGGATTTGTTCTGATGAAGCTTTATATCCAACAGTTATCAGGTGATATACATGAGGAAGTGGACACTCATAATAGAATGCTGGACAGAATGGTCAGCACTCTTCGAATGTGTAACTTATGTCATGCTTTTACGTTGGTTGTATTACTGAACATTTGTTTAAGCTTTTCTTGTTTCGCTGTTCAGGGTAATGATATGGATTCTTCAAGGGGAGTTTTATCTGGAACAATGGATAAATTTAAGATGGTATGTAATATTGTACGACCTTTATTCCCGTTCCGCCTTAGCCTTGATGGGT includes these proteins:
- the LOC132610648 gene encoding bet1-like SNARE 1-1 isoform X1 yields the protein MNSRRERSNRAALFDGIEEGGIRASSSYASHEIDEQENEKAMDGLQDRVLLLKRLSGDIHEEVDTHNRMLDRMGNDMDSSRGVLSGTMDKFKMVFETKSSRRMFTLVASFVVLFLVVYYLTR
- the LOC132610648 gene encoding bet1-like SNARE 1-1 isoform X2 — encoded protein: MNSRSNRAALFDGIEEGGIRASSSYASHEIDEQENEKAMDGLQDRVLLLKRLSGDIHEEVDTHNRMLDRMGNDMDSSRGVLSGTMDKFKMVFETKSSRRMFTLVASFVVLFLVVYYLTR